TGTGATCCCTAATTGGGCACTTCCTTATGTAGGAACTGTTGTAAATGCTTTGGTAGGAGTTGTTTACGGACAATCCAGCCAAAACGCAGTTGCTGCACTAAAACTTCTTACTGTAAGCGGAGCTGTTACTTTTAACGCAAGCGTTCCGAACGCTTCTGGAGTTAAGTATTTCTCATACGGATCTTATATGATCGGGAATGATCTTATCCAGCACCCTGCAATGGGACTTCTTGCACCAATCTGTTCCATCGGAGCACCATTCTATGGAATGAGCGTATGGAATGACGGTGTGGTTCCTGACGATTCTCAAAGATGGGGAACTTGGAAAGGTGGACCTTCTTACGGAGTTCTTACCACAGGTGTTGACCACTTAGAAGCAACGAATGCATTATACCTTGGACAAACTTGGTATGATACTAATGCTTATTACTTAAAAATGGCTTCCAACGCAAAAAGTAATCAATAAGAAGCCAGTTTCGATCTCGTAAAATAGGATGCGCCTCCATTTGGAGGCGTTTTTTTTATTCCCAATTTAGTAAGTATACTTATTAAATTGCTTGCATAATATGTGCACTTATTATATAAGAGTTCCAGATAGTAAGTATGCTTACTATCTGGAGGAATAGGATGTGGAAGTATGAGTACAATACAACTGTAAAAGGAATAGATGCGAAATCACTTTGGGAGGCCAGATCGGATGTTTCCAATTGGTCCAAATGGGATTCTGATATCGAATGGACTAAAATAGAAGGAGAAGTTTCCGTAGGTAAAGAATTCGTCCTGAAGCCTAAGGGAGGATTTGCATGTAAGGTCCTGATCACGGAATCGGAGAAACCATTCGTATTCGGGGACGTGACCAGTCTTCCTGGAGCCAAAATGAAATTTATACATTTTTTTAAGCCCAGTAAAGAAGGAACAGAGATCAAGGTAGAGCTAAGTATCTCCGGACCATTAGGATTTCTCTGGAAAAAGATCTTGGGAGAAGAGCAGGCAAAAGGAATGGAAGAAGAGATCCGCAGATTTTCTGAACTGGTCAGGGAAGGGATCTCGAGGTCTTAAATTTTAAAGGGATGGGTTTGAGTGTCCAAGGAAAAAGTATTTAGATACGATAAATCCGACGATAGTCCTGGATTTTTATTATGGCAGGTCACGAATCTTTGGCAAAGGGAGATCCGAAAGGTTTTAGAACCTTTGGATCTAACCCATGCCCAATTTGTTCTTTTAGCAGTTACACATTGGTTGGAACTCCACGAAGAAGAGACTACTCAGATCAAAATTGCAGATAGAGCTAAAACGGATCCAATGACTACTTCTACCGTACTTAGAACTCTTGAATCTAAAAAGTTAGTGAAACGTATCTCTCATCAAACTGATACTCGCGCAAAATTAGTGAAGACTACTTCTGAAGGGCAGAAGGTTCTAAAGCAAGCAGTCAAAGTGGTAGAAGATTTTGATGAGGATTTCTTTTCTATTTTGGGCGGGAAAAGAAAGGATATGGTTAGCGGACTCCAGATACTTTCCCGGAAATAATCTGGAAAAGTATCTTATGAGTTTTTCTAAAATGTATAGGATCTTGAAACTTGCGGGTTTAACTTAGTCTTTGTTCTTAAGTTTTTCAAGTTCCCGAATTAGTTCGTCTTTAGAAACATTAGGATCTTGTTTTAGTCTTCTGATCAACTCTTCAGTGCTTTCTTTTTGAGAGAATGCCTTAATATCTACAATCCCATCTAAAATCACAGAAGAGAAGTTTTGGATCTTGGGAGGAGCAATCCCTGGCTTTGTTTTATTCAATTCTACGACGGCTAAATGTTCGAATGATTCTTGGACCTGGCCTGGGAATTCAGCAATCCTGATTGGAGTTCCTACTGCAAGAGAATCTGTTGTAGAAAATAAGGCGATGAAGTTTTGTTTTCCTTCTGTCTGAGGAAATGCCTCTGCATCCAAAGGAAATAATACTACTCCTGCTATTTCATTATCTATGGTTTTCTTAAATTTTCCTAGATTGATGGAGATCCTTCCTAAGAGTGGATTGCCTATCCTTTTATAAACATCTCCGTTTGAAAATACGATGGAGTTTTTGTCCTGGGAAAGTTCTGCAGATCTTCCGGTCCCTTCTCCTATTAATTTATTAAAATCTTTTACCTTCATAAAAGGCCCAAAAGAACGGACTGCCCAGCTTTTAGGATCTTCTGTATTGGTGCCGTTATAATTACGATGGAATTCTTTACCATTCGTTTCAAAGAATAAAAGTTCCCTATCGCTAGTCTGAAGTTTTCCTGATTTAACTCTTAGCTCTTCTCTGTTTTCGCTCAAGCTAAATTGGAGTCTTGTCAATATCTGATGATTGAATTCCATCTCTCCTTTTGCGGTACGTCGGATCCAAAGAGTTTGTATTTTGATTTTTCCTTTTTCAAACCATTCTTTGGATCTTTCATTCACATAAAATCCTGCCAGTTCCGGGATTGCAGGAGTGGGTTTACCTCTTAAACTATCTCCGCAGTTTATGAGGATACTAAACAGGGTTAAGAGAATTACAGATATTTTGAAACGGTTTCGAAACATTTGAATTACGTTAGTTTTCTACTGAAAAGGGTAAAGAAAAAAAAGGAAATTCATATTATCTTGACAAAGTTGTCGTTTTCATAGATCAATGAGCGGATAAAAACGATGGATCCTGAGCCGACAGCTTTCCGATTTCAATATTTACTTTCTATAATTTTCTGTATCTTCTTAGTTTCTTGCTCATCTGCGGATGCACCAGTCGCTCAAAAAGGGGTCTTAGATTTAACCCATTGGGATTATAGATCCAACCCCACATTCAATTTGCAGGGAGATTGGTCTTTTTTTCCGAATACTTTTCAGCCTGATCTTAATTCCGAAAAATCTCTTGAATTTCGTAAAATTCCTGGAGTTTGGCCAGGAACAGGTTACGCACTTCTCAAATTAAAAATACTCCTTCCGGAAAAACATGGGCGTTTGGCGATCTATTCTAAGCACCAGGCAACTGCTTTTGAAATTTTGATAAATGGCGTTTCAGCAGGTAGTTCAGGAGAGCCTGGAACTTCTTTTGAAACAAGCGCTCCCGATAATAGGCCAGTTTATTATGAATGGGACGAATCCACTAAGGAAGTAGATATTAGTTTCAAAATTTCTAATTTTCATCATAGGCTTACTGGCTTGTGGTTTGATATACGATTTGGGGATGCGGTCGCGCTTTATAAAGAAACCCTAATGCTTAGGGATTGGGATCTTTTTCTGTCTGGACTTTTTTTCATGTCCACCATCTACCATCTTGGACTTTTCTTCTTGAGAAGACAGGATCGTACTCCTCTTATATTTGCATTATTCTGTTTTTGTTTATTCCTGCGTATATTTGTGACTGAGGAAAAATTGATCCAATTCTATTTCCCTTGGGCAGATTATCCACTTTCCATGAACTTGGAATATCTAACTATGTATGCGGCCTTACCTCTGGGGCTTCATTTTTTGAGGCATTCCTTTCCTGCATATTTCCCTCGGAAATGGATGTTATTATTCTATCTGATTTCATTTACATTTTCTTTAAGTACAATTTTTCCTTTTCCAATCCCTTCTAAGCCTGTTCCATATTTTCAATTTATATTTTTAGGAGGTGTGGCATTTGCAATTGTGGTACTTTTTAGGGCAATCATTCACAAAGAACAATATTCTCTTTCGATAGGATTTGCCATTTTTGCTCTGATAATTGCAGGAATTTTTGATATGCTTGCTGCCAGACAGATCATATTCGCAAGGTTTATTATTCCTATAGGATTGTTTGTCGCCATTCTCACTCAAACATTCATTTTATCTTCTAGATACAGAGACCTATATAGCGAGAAGGAAAAACTTTCGGATCGCCTGCAACGTTTGAACGAGACCTACAGTAGATTTGTTCCTATTAGCTTTTTAGAATTTTTAGGAAAAGGAAAGCTGGAGGATATGCGACCTGGTGACCAGATCAAAAAGGAAATGACCATCCTGTTTGCGGATATCAGATCTTTTACTGAAATTTCTGAAAGTCTGGATTCCAAAGAAAGTTTCGAATTATTAAATTCTTATATTTCAGAGATGGAACCTCTTATCCATTCTAACCACGGCTTTGTGGATAAGTATTTTGGAGACGCGATCATGGCTCTCTTTCCTGAAAGTTCAGATGACGCAGTGAATGCAGCTATTTCCATGCAAAATCGTATTTTGGATTATAACCAAAGAAGAATGGACCAAGGAAATCGTGCGATCGGAGTTGGGATCGGGATACATACTGGTTCTTTGATGATGGGTCTTGTTGGTTCAGGAGATCGTATGGAAAGTACTGTGATCTCTGATGCAGTCCATCTTGCTTCTAAATTGGAAGCTTTGAATAAATATTATGGTTCTAGTATATTGATTAGTGAAGATACTTATTCTAAATTAAAATCTCCAGAAAACTTTTTACTTCGTAAATTGGATAAACTTAAGTTTAGAGGAAAAACGGAACATAGGGCGATCTATGAGTTGGGAGATCATTTAACTAAAACAGAAAAAGAGGCCTTCCAAAAATCCAAAAGTAATTTTGAAAGGGGAGTGGAACTGTTTTATTTCGGAAAATATTTGGATTCGGGAGAATCTTTCAGAGAGGCATTGAGGATCTATTCCGGAGACAGGGCCGCGAACTTATATTTAAAACGTTGCACGGAACAAATTTATTCTTCCGCAGTAAAAGTACAGCCCGGTCCGGATCTAGCTTAAATTTTTAGATCATTCTCCATTTAAGAATAAAGTTTCTTCTGCATCTTCCCCAGAATCTTCGGAACTGGAATCTAAGGACTTACGGACTTTCGCTCCTAGTTTGCGAATATTCTCCGCTCTTCCTAAAAGATTTCCTCTACCAGATTTTAATTTTCCGAGCACAGCATCATAATTATCTTTAGATTTATCTAAAGATTTTCCTAATACTTCCAAAGCGGTGACAATTTCTACGATCTTGTCGTACATCTTACCAGACTCTTCTGCGATCTGTTCAGAGTTTTTGTTTTGTTTTTCCTTTCTCCAAAGATTGGCCACCATCTTTAAGGAAACCATCAATGTAGAAGGAGTAACTATCAGAATATTTTTTGCGTAGGCATCTTCTAAAAATTTAGGATCTGTACGAACTGCTTCATAATAAGAAGGTTCCACTGGAAGGAACATCAACACAAAGTCTAATGATTCTATTCCATAGAGCGACTGATAATTTTTCTTATATAATCCAGAGACATGGTCGTATAAACTTTTGAGATGTCTTTGTAGTGCTGCCTTTTTTATATCTTCTGATTCTGCAGAAGCATATTCTACGTAAGCAGTTAAGGAAACTTTTGAGTCTATGACGATTGATTTTCCTGAAGGAAGTTTGACTACTATATCCGGCCTTAATCTTCCGTCTTCCGTTTGTACGGATTCTTGTGAGGTATATTCTCTTCCTTTGACTAGACCGCTATTTTGAAGAATATTTTCTAAAATACCTTCTCCCCAATCTCCTTGGGTTTTAGAATTCCCTTTCAGAGCAGAGGCTAGACTTTTAGCATCTTCAGAAAGTGTTTTATTCATTTCTAATAGATTATTGATCTGAGCCTTTAAGTTTGCTGTATCATCCTTATGCTCTTTATGAGAAAGTTCTACTTTAACTCCGAACTTTTCTATTTCTTCCTTAAAAGGACGAAGTAGATCATTCATTTTTTCATGAGTTTGTTGGTTAAATTTTTGTGAATTGTCCAGCAGTGCCTGATTGGCTGCATGTTTGAACTTTTCGTCCAACTTGGACATTAATTCTTCGAATTCTTTTTTTTGGTTCTCTAATCTTTCTTTCAAAAGATCAGATTCCTTTTTCATGGCTTGGTAATAGCCGATCGCTTTTTCTGTTTTTTCAGAATTCTCTTTGAACTCTTTTTCTAACTGAAGGATCCTTTCCTTGGATCTTTGTTCAGAAGTGAGAAGGCCCGCTCTTTCTAATTTTAATTTTTCGTGCTCATTCGGATTGATCCCTGACTCTTTGGAATAGAGTGCTTTTGCCAAGAAGAATGCCAGGCCAAAGCCGATCAGGAGACCGGTGAGTAATACGATTGCAAATTCCATTTTGACTCCTTTTTGGAATTCGGTACAATTCAGGATACCACATTCCAGGATAGAATTTCCATTTTATAGGGACCCCGGACAAATCAGGGTCCTTTGAAAAATTTTAGAAAATTAACGTTTCCCGGCTTTTTTGCGAGAAGGGCCGCCGGAACTGGAGCCAGAACTTTTTTTTCCACCGCCGTTACCGCCGCGGTGGTGATTTGAGTTTCGGTTTTTATCTTTATGATCCCGTTTTCCTTTCTGCTTTGGTCTTCCACCAAAACGTCTGTCACGGTCATTGCGAGAAGAACCTTCTTTTTCTCGGAAGCTTCTTTGATCTTGGTCGAAACGCGCGCCTGAGTCGAATTTTTCTGACTTATCTGCGAGAGCTAATTTGAAAAGTGCTGCTGCTAAACGTTCTGCAGGAACTCCTTCTGAGGTGAGCTTCTTTACAAGTTTAGAATATTCGGAAACATCTCCTTCTTCCGCAACTTCTTTAACTATATGAGAATATTCTTCAAATTTCTTTTCAGTAAGTTCTGAAATATCAGGGACTTTTCCGAGTTCCATTTCGAATTCGTGGTCTTCTCTGATTTTGCGTAATGTTCTGAATTCTTTATTGGAAACAAAACTGAGTGCGAGTCCTTTTCTTCCTGCTCTTCCTGTTCTGCCGATGCGGTGAACATAATCTTCAGAATCTCTTGGAATATCGTAATTGAATACTGCTTCTACATCGCTTACGTCGATTCCTCTTCCAGCTACATCTGTTGCTACAAGAACTGTAACCAACCCCGAGCGGAATCCGGACATTACCTTGTTTCTTTGATTTTGGGAAAGATCTCCGTGTAATCCTTCTGAGAATATTCCCTTGGATTTCAGAAATTCTACAAGTTCGTCCACTCTGACTTTAGTATTACAAAATACTAATGAAGCTTTAGGAGTATGGAATTCTAAAAGACGGATCAATGCCTCAGATTTAAGACCATCTCTCATTTCAAAATAGATCTGTTTGATCTTAGGTCTATCCGCTTTTCCACCTGTAACATCTACGATCTTAGGAGAATCCTGGAACTTTTTAGTAATTCCCATTACCTTTGCAGAAAGAGTCGCTGAAAATAGGATTGTTTGTCTTTCTTCAGGAATTTTTGCGAGGATGATTTCCATATCCTCTAAAAATCCCATATCTAACATTTCATCAGCTTCGTCCAGGATCACCATTTTGATCCCGCTTAGGATCAAGGTTTTTCTGTCCATATGATCCATGGTCCTTCCTGGAGTTCCAACGATCACTTGTGGTTTTCTTTTTAATGCCTTGAATTGTTTGGTGATATCATCTCCACCATAGATTGCAGCTACTTCGAAATCTTCTTTATATTTTCCTAATTTTCTATACTCTTCTGCGACTTGGACTACCAATTCTCTGGTAGGGCAGAGTACTAATACTTGAGGAGACTGTTCTCCTTCTTCCAATATTTCTAAACTTGGAATTGCAAATGCTGCTGTTTTACCTGTTCCAGTACGGGAATGACCGATTACGTCCCTTCCGGAGAGAATAAGAGGAATAGCTTCGGATTGAATGGAAGAAGGTTCTGTAAATCCAAGATCGGATACTGCTTTTAAGACGTCCTCGGATAGTCCGAGTTCATGAAATGTTTTTTTGGGTTTCAAAGATTGCTCCTAGGATATCTCCGTGTAAATTTTCACGGTATCCCCACGATTATGCCTGTCTGGCTAAGAGCTTGGATCTTTATAGAATGGTCCTACTTAAAACATAAAGGAAAGATTTAGGCTCTGGTATCGTTTCTTCCATGAATTCAAAGCCGCTTGTGCAGCATAGCATTAAAGGTCTTTTATTCCTTGCCAGCCTTCATATATTTTGATTTTAGCTTAGTTGGAAACTTTTCGATCGCATATCTAAGCATAGTTCTGGGCATCTTATGTGCATGTTTATCCAAAAAGTCTGTCTCAGGTTTAAGACTTCTGTTCCCAACTTCTCTTAGCATCCAGCCCACTGCCTTATGAATTAGATCTTCCTTATCCGTTAGGAGCAATTCGGAGATCTTTAAGGTATCTTTAAAGTCTCCTTTGCGAATAAAAGCATAAGTAGAAATGATAGCGATCCTTCTTTCCCACATATTATTCGATTTAACAAGTCTGTATAAGATGTCTCTTTTCTTATCTATAAGATAATCACCGATCAATTCTCTGGAACTTAGATCTACGATGTCCCAATTATTAACGTATTTTAAGTTTTTTAAATAGAATAGATGAAGTTCTTTGCGATCTTCTTCAGCAGTTTTTTGGAATTTTTCACATAGTATAAAAAATCCTAAAAGTCTTTCTTCATGATATTTAGATTTTACGATTTTCTGAAGTTCGGGTAAAGGAAGTCCCTTATATAATTTGGAAATTTTTCGAAGAGGCGGGACCTTTATTCCTAGGAAAAGATCACCTTCTCCATATTGCCCTTTTCCTGTTTTAAAAAATCGAGAGAGTATTTCCACTGCCTTTGGATCGGCGAGTTTTCGGACTTCTTGGATCACATCGTCGGCCTTGGAATTTTCTCCCCCCAATAATTTCTTTGAGACTTTTGTTTTGGGGTTGGGCATGGGACAAAATCTATTTTTGATCCAAGGGGAGGGCAAGCATTATAGAAGGACAAATGTCACCTCTAAATTTCAGTTTTTGGGCTTGCCAGTTAGGAGGTCCAACAAATCCTAATTTTTAGGAATATTCCGTTCTCATGAAACATAAACCTCTTCATAATATTTATAGTAAGGATATTCTAAAGAAAAAGATCGAGGCAGAGGATTTCAAACGTACTACTATTTCCTTTTATAAATATGTGATTATAGAGAATCCGAACCTTCTCCGCAACGAACTATATAGGGAATGGGAATCCTTAGGAGTTCTGGGAAGGATCTATATTGCAAGAGAGGGGATCAATGCACAATTATCAGTGCCTGAATTCAATTTTCAAAAATTCAGAGATTCTATAGATGCAAGAAAAGAGTTCAAAGATGTTCCATTCAAGATCGCAGTGGAACAAAATTCTTATTCATTTTTAAAATTGGACATCCGAGTTCGAAATAAGATCGTAGCAGATGGTCTTGCGGATGATACTTTCGATGTAACCAATGTTGGAACTCATTTAAACGCAGAAGAGTTTAATAAGAAGTTAGAATCTTCTGAAACTATCGTAGTGGATGTTCGTAATCATTATGAATCAGAGATAGGACATTTCGAGGGTGCATTACTTCCCCAAGCAGATACGTTTAGAGAGGAATTACCTCTGATCATAGACCTTCTGCAAGATAAAAAGGATAAGGAAATTGTAATGTATTGCACCGGAGGGATACGATGCGAGAAGGCTTCCGCTTATCTGAAACATCATGGATTCCAAAATGTGTATCAGTTGCATGGAGGGATTATCTCTTATGCTTCTGAAATTAAAGAGAAGGGACTGGACTCCAAGTTTAAGGGAAAAAATTTCGTGTTCGACGCGAGACTCCAGGAAACTGTGGGAGAGGAGATACTAAGCGAATGCCACCAATGTGATCAAAAATCCGCAAGGCATATCAATTGTGCAAATCCTGCCTGCCATATTCTATTCATCCAATGTGAATCCTGCGCGGAAAAATTCGATAACTGCTGCTCTGTGGAATGCCAAAAGATCGCAGCCTTACCTGTGGAAGAACAGAAAAAATTGAGAAAAGGTAAAGCTGCTTCCAACCAACATTTTTCCAAGTCGAAGATCAGACCCAAGGTTTTCGAACTTTACAAAGGAAAATAATCCGGATTTATTTCCCGGTATCGAATAAAAAATTAAAAATCTTGTAATAATTTTGATTACAAGTTGTCTAAGATATATCCTTTTACCTTAACAGGTTGGAACTTAATATGAAAAAATTTGTAGTGCTTACGCTGGCGATCTTGAGCCTCTTTAACTGCGGAAATTCCGCACAAGAGGAGAAAAATAAGAAGTTAGTATTAGACTTTTATAAAATGGCCCTAGTTGACCATAAACATAGGGAAGCTGCAGATCTGTATCTGAGTGAGGATTATAAACAACATAATCCTACTGTTGCTACAGGCAAGGAAGCCTTTAAAGAAGCGTTCGACGGGCTTTTTAAAGTTATGCCCGACGCTTCCATAGAGATCAAACGAGCACTAGTCGATGGAAATATGGTAGTTGTCCATTCTCATCTGAAGTTGGACAAGACCTCTAGGGGATTCGCAGTAGTCGATATTTTTAGGGTCGAAAAAGATAAGGTAGTGGAGCACTGGGATGTGATCCAAGAAATTCCTGAAAATCCTAAGAACGAAAATACAATGTTCTAAATATGAAAAAGATCGGCCGAAAAGAATTCTTACTAGTAACAGGCGGAATTTTATTCGGCTCGATCGGATTAAGAGAAATCTTAAAATATAAAGAAGAAGAAGGAAAGATCATGGAGAAGTTACCGGTATTTTTTGTGGGCCATGGAAGTCCAATGAACGCTCTTGGGCCGAATCCGTTAGCCGACACATGGGCTGAATCCACGAAAGATTTTCCGGAGCCCAAAGCAATTTTAAGTATTTCTGCGCATTGGTTTACTAGAGGAACATATGTAACTTCTAACCAGCTTCCTCCTACCATTCACGATTTTTACGGATTCCCTCAGGAATTATTCGATGTTCAATATCCTGCACCGGGAGATCCGAAACTTGCAGAAGAACTTTCTAGGTCCAAGCAAGCACAAGTGATCCAGGATGATTCTTGGGGATTGGATCATGGGACTTGGAGTGTCCTTAGAAACATGTATCCCAAGGCAAATATACCTGTAGTTCAATTGAGTTTAGATGCCACTAAATCTGGAGAATGGCATTACGAATTTGCAAAGTCTTTGTCTAAGCTTCGAGAGCAAGGTGTTCTAGTTTTGGGAAGCGGGGACTTAGTTCATAATTTACGTCTTTACGATTGGAAAAACCAAGATACGCCTCATGACTGGGCATTGGATGCGAACGAAACATTCAAGGATCTGATCCAAAAAAGAGATTGGAAGAGCTTGGCAAATTATCAAAAATTGGGAACTGCAGTGCAGATCGCCATTCCGACTCCTGAACATTATTTTCCTATGTTATATGCATTAGCTTTGGCAGGAGAGAAGGAAGAGATCCATTTTTATAATGATATTATCCAGAGTTCTGTATCTCTGACTAGTATGAAGATCAGTTAAGATCTGGTTTTTAGGAATTCGATCGCATCTTCTAAACGGTCGTCTCCCCAAAATAATTCTCCGTTTACAGTAAAGCTAGGTGCTCCAAAAATCCCGAGGTTCCTCGCTTGTTCTGTATTTTCTCTGAGTTTATTTTTGTTCTCTTCTAGTTCAGAGGAAGCGATTATCTCCTCCGGATTTTGGTCCAAGGATTTTAATATCTGAGAAAGAACAGGAATATCCGAGATGTTTTTGTTTTTAGAAAATTCTACTTTAAATACTTCTAATATAAAATCA
The DNA window shown above is from Leptospira koniambonensis and carries:
- a CDS encoding esterase/lipase family protein, with the translated sequence MLKRAKLMVAGVLFLAAGAVSASGGGSSSKPLAGAYPIVLTHGIFGWGKSTGIVDYWGGNAAYLQSQGATVLTPTVTATNSSAARAAQLKTAIQTAMAANNYTGKVHILGHSQGGLDARYLVSNLSFASKVATLTTINTPHRGSPVASVIEAVIPNWALPYVGTVVNALVGVVYGQSSQNAVAALKLLTVSGAVTFNASVPNASGVKYFSYGSYMIGNDLIQHPAMGLLAPICSIGAPFYGMSVWNDGVVPDDSQRWGTWKGGPSYGVLTTGVDHLEATNALYLGQTWYDTNAYYLKMASNAKSNQ
- a CDS encoding polyketide cyclase, with amino-acid sequence MWKYEYNTTVKGIDAKSLWEARSDVSNWSKWDSDIEWTKIEGEVSVGKEFVLKPKGGFACKVLITESEKPFVFGDVTSLPGAKMKFIHFFKPSKEGTEIKVELSISGPLGFLWKKILGEEQAKGMEEEIRRFSELVREGISRS
- a CDS encoding MarR family winged helix-turn-helix transcriptional regulator, whose amino-acid sequence is MSKEKVFRYDKSDDSPGFLLWQVTNLWQREIRKVLEPLDLTHAQFVLLAVTHWLELHEEETTQIKIADRAKTDPMTTSTVLRTLESKKLVKRISHQTDTRAKLVKTTSEGQKVLKQAVKVVEDFDEDFFSILGGKRKDMVSGLQILSRK
- a CDS encoding LIC12353 family lipoprotein; translation: MFRNRFKISVILLTLFSILINCGDSLRGKPTPAIPELAGFYVNERSKEWFEKGKIKIQTLWIRRTAKGEMEFNHQILTRLQFSLSENREELRVKSGKLQTSDRELLFFETNGKEFHRNYNGTNTEDPKSWAVRSFGPFMKVKDFNKLIGEGTGRSAELSQDKNSIVFSNGDVYKRIGNPLLGRISINLGKFKKTIDNEIAGVVLFPLDAEAFPQTEGKQNFIALFSTTDSLAVGTPIRIAEFPGQVQESFEHLAVVELNKTKPGIAPPKIQNFSSVILDGIVDIKAFSQKESTEELIRRLKQDPNVSKDELIRELEKLKNKD
- a CDS encoding adenylate/guanylate cyclase domain-containing protein — encoded protein: MDPEPTAFRFQYLLSIIFCIFLVSCSSADAPVAQKGVLDLTHWDYRSNPTFNLQGDWSFFPNTFQPDLNSEKSLEFRKIPGVWPGTGYALLKLKILLPEKHGRLAIYSKHQATAFEILINGVSAGSSGEPGTSFETSAPDNRPVYYEWDESTKEVDISFKISNFHHRLTGLWFDIRFGDAVALYKETLMLRDWDLFLSGLFFMSTIYHLGLFFLRRQDRTPLIFALFCFCLFLRIFVTEEKLIQFYFPWADYPLSMNLEYLTMYAALPLGLHFLRHSFPAYFPRKWMLLFYLISFTFSLSTIFPFPIPSKPVPYFQFIFLGGVAFAIVVLFRAIIHKEQYSLSIGFAIFALIIAGIFDMLAARQIIFARFIIPIGLFVAILTQTFILSSRYRDLYSEKEKLSDRLQRLNETYSRFVPISFLEFLGKGKLEDMRPGDQIKKEMTILFADIRSFTEISESLDSKESFELLNSYISEMEPLIHSNHGFVDKYFGDAIMALFPESSDDAVNAAISMQNRILDYNQRRMDQGNRAIGVGIGIHTGSLMMGLVGSGDRMESTVISDAVHLASKLEALNKYYGSSILISEDTYSKLKSPENFLLRKLDKLKFRGKTEHRAIYELGDHLTKTEKEAFQKSKSNFERGVELFYFGKYLDSGESFREALRIYSGDRAANLYLKRCTEQIYSSAVKVQPGPDLA
- the rmuC gene encoding DNA recombination protein RmuC, whose product is MEFAIVLLTGLLIGFGLAFFLAKALYSKESGINPNEHEKLKLERAGLLTSEQRSKERILQLEKEFKENSEKTEKAIGYYQAMKKESDLLKERLENQKKEFEELMSKLDEKFKHAANQALLDNSQKFNQQTHEKMNDLLRPFKEEIEKFGVKVELSHKEHKDDTANLKAQINNLLEMNKTLSEDAKSLASALKGNSKTQGDWGEGILENILQNSGLVKGREYTSQESVQTEDGRLRPDIVVKLPSGKSIVIDSKVSLTAYVEYASAESEDIKKAALQRHLKSLYDHVSGLYKKNYQSLYGIESLDFVLMFLPVEPSYYEAVRTDPKFLEDAYAKNILIVTPSTLMVSLKMVANLWRKEKQNKNSEQIAEESGKMYDKIVEIVTALEVLGKSLDKSKDNYDAVLGKLKSGRGNLLGRAENIRKLGAKVRKSLDSSSEDSGEDAEETLFLNGE
- a CDS encoding DEAD/DEAH box helicase, whose translation is MKPKKTFHELGLSEDVLKAVSDLGFTEPSSIQSEAIPLILSGRDVIGHSRTGTGKTAAFAIPSLEILEEGEQSPQVLVLCPTRELVVQVAEEYRKLGKYKEDFEVAAIYGGDDITKQFKALKRKPQVIVGTPGRTMDHMDRKTLILSGIKMVILDEADEMLDMGFLEDMEIILAKIPEERQTILFSATLSAKVMGITKKFQDSPKIVDVTGGKADRPKIKQIYFEMRDGLKSEALIRLLEFHTPKASLVFCNTKVRVDELVEFLKSKGIFSEGLHGDLSQNQRNKVMSGFRSGLVTVLVATDVAGRGIDVSDVEAVFNYDIPRDSEDYVHRIGRTGRAGRKGLALSFVSNKEFRTLRKIREDHEFEMELGKVPDISELTEKKFEEYSHIVKEVAEEGDVSEYSKLVKKLTSEGVPAERLAAALFKLALADKSEKFDSGARFDQDQRSFREKEGSSRNDRDRRFGGRPKQKGKRDHKDKNRNSNHHRGGNGGGKKSSGSSSGGPSRKKAGKR
- a CDS encoding DNA alkylation repair protein; this translates as MPNPKTKVSKKLLGGENSKADDVIQEVRKLADPKAVEILSRFFKTGKGQYGEGDLFLGIKVPPLRKISKLYKGLPLPELQKIVKSKYHEERLLGFFILCEKFQKTAEEDRKELHLFYLKNLKYVNNWDIVDLSSRELIGDYLIDKKRDILYRLVKSNNMWERRIAIISTYAFIRKGDFKDTLKISELLLTDKEDLIHKAVGWMLREVGNRSLKPETDFLDKHAHKMPRTMLRYAIEKFPTKLKSKYMKAGKE
- a CDS encoding rhodanese-related sulfurtransferase, with protein sequence MKHKPLHNIYSKDILKKKIEAEDFKRTTISFYKYVIIENPNLLRNELYREWESLGVLGRIYIAREGINAQLSVPEFNFQKFRDSIDARKEFKDVPFKIAVEQNSYSFLKLDIRVRNKIVADGLADDTFDVTNVGTHLNAEEFNKKLESSETIVVDVRNHYESEIGHFEGALLPQADTFREELPLIIDLLQDKKDKEIVMYCTGGIRCEKASAYLKHHGFQNVYQLHGGIISYASEIKEKGLDSKFKGKNFVFDARLQETVGEEILSECHQCDQKSARHINCANPACHILFIQCESCAEKFDNCCSVECQKIAALPVEEQKKLRKGKAASNQHFSKSKIRPKVFELYKGK
- a CDS encoding nuclear transport factor 2 family protein, which encodes MKKFVVLTLAILSLFNCGNSAQEEKNKKLVLDFYKMALVDHKHREAADLYLSEDYKQHNPTVATGKEAFKEAFDGLFKVMPDASIEIKRALVDGNMVVVHSHLKLDKTSRGFAVVDIFRVEKDKVVEHWDVIQEIPENPKNENTMF
- the ygiD gene encoding 4,5-DOPA dioxygenase extradiol — protein: MKKIGRKEFLLVTGGILFGSIGLREILKYKEEEGKIMEKLPVFFVGHGSPMNALGPNPLADTWAESTKDFPEPKAILSISAHWFTRGTYVTSNQLPPTIHDFYGFPQELFDVQYPAPGDPKLAEELSRSKQAQVIQDDSWGLDHGTWSVLRNMYPKANIPVVQLSLDATKSGEWHYEFAKSLSKLREQGVLVLGSGDLVHNLRLYDWKNQDTPHDWALDANETFKDLIQKRDWKSLANYQKLGTAVQIAIPTPEHYFPMLYALALAGEKEEIHFYNDIIQSSVSLTSMKIS